TCCCCCGGTTTAACACTTATCACATCATTAAACACATAGTCCCTGGTAACATTGTTTCCAGATAGCTTTACATTTCTAACCTTTATCTCTGTGATTTTGATATTCAAATACCCTTCATCATCTAAGCTAAGATTCAAATCTATGAAATACCCAGCTCTGTCGTATTTATCCTTTATTTGCTGGATTTTTGACAATATTGCATAGTTTGTATAGGTGTCTTCCTTTGTTTCACCAATGAGTTCTTTCTGCATGAAAACGGTATTACCAACAGTTTTTATACCTTTGAGCTTTAGTGGTTGCCTTACCACGGTATTGTCAGTTAGTGTTATTGAAATACTTTTTGCAGGGATCTTGGAACCAGTTTGCTGCACAGACATATCAACTACCCTAAAATAAACATATTTAGATATACTCTGAAAAATTCCTTGAATTGTTTGGAGTGTTGGGACATAGTCTTTTTCGGAATCAAATATCTTTTCAAACCAATTCTTAGACTCGTAGTCTCTGTATTTTTTAACACCTATTTCCGACTTGATTTTCGCAAATTCTTTTTTTAAATCCTCATCTTCACTTACAACGTCGAACTCTAAGTCGTAAAGCACGTACTCTGTCACTAAGAAAGAAATTTCGCTTTCTTCTACCTTACCACCAACATACACAAATGCAAACGATTTATCTTGACTCTTTGGAGTTGCTACAAGATAACCTTTCGAAGAATAAAGCTTGGCTATACTATCTATACTTTCCCAAAATTTCGCAAAGCTAAAAGGCTTTCCTTCTTTTAGCTTTAACTCTTTCTGGATACTTTCCTTATCTAAGACTCCAGGACCAACGACTTCTAAGTTTACTTTTTTAACTGGCTCATTTTCAATTACCTTTATCTTTAATATCTTTTTCCCAGGTTCTTTTCCTTCAACAATTTGATAATCAATCTCATCAAAATAGCCTGTGTCATCTAAATTACTTAAGATCTCGTAAACTGCATTTTCGTTTACGTCCCTACCAACATACATCTTGTAACACTCTTCAAGTTCAGAACTTGTAAGCATTTTCAATCCTTCAAACTGAACACTTTCTAAGATAAAACTAAAAGAAAACACGGTTAGTAATAAAACCAGCGTTAGTACGAATATACCTTTTTTAATCACTTGGTTTCCCTCCTTGTATCTATGGTTTATTTATTTTGAATACAACGATTTTTCAAGTTCATCCAGGAATTCTTTTAAAATAGTTATTTTCATTGGTGAGTCTAGTTCACCAAAATAATTCTTAATTGATTCGCTATCAATTGTATAACAATCTTGCATCAAACATCTTTTTATCTTCCAGTTTATGTGTATGTTCAAAATAAGCACTAAAAACGTGTCTACCAAATTCCCAACAGGTTGACAATCTATGTTCGATTTGTAAAAAAGTGCCTCTGTCTTCGTTCCAATTCCTAATTTGGTAGTTATTCTGGTATAGCCGCCTGTAAGCTCAGTCGCTTGCTTAAGGAACGGTAACCCAAGTCCTACTCTTCGAATTTCCTTTTTCCTTGTCGTTACGAATGGATCAAAAATACGGTCCAGGATTTCAGGTTTTATTCCACCAGCATCGTCCTCAACAGAAAAGTAAAACGTATCTTCTGTTTCCTTGACTGTAACAACGACATTCTTCGCTCCAGCATTTATAGAATTCTCAGCAATATCGTGGATATGATCTGCGATGGTAATTAATCCCAAATAGTTTTAAACCTCCTCTCACAAATAAAAGTCAGGACATCGGATACATTTACTAATTCATCATAAAAGTATATTTTCCGAGAACCTATCTCATCTGGCTGATGAGCATCCGACGATGTTAAGACTATGTATCCCTTTTTATTATATTCTAAAAATGTCTCTTTTTTTCTGACTTCTATTATTTCAGTACCCTTTGGAATTATACCCAACTGGTAAATTGCACCAAATCTTCTATCAACGTGTGCAAAAACTGCAAGTCCATTGTGCCTATATATGATTTCAAGAGTTTGCTGAATTGTAAGGTTCGTTGGAAAACCCAAGTAAAAGTCAACAGTTTCTATGAATTCCTCATTTTCGTTTATAACTATTTGATAACCAAATTTTTCAGGGTCGTATACAAAAGGAGTAACATTTTCCCTTACATGATTTGAAACCTTTATGCAACTCTCAAAATCTTGAAAATATCCAAGTATATGAACATCTTCCACAGTATGTATTTCTATACCAGGAACAACTATTTTATCTTTACAAAAATTAATAAAAGCCGCTACATTTTGAGCGGTGTTATGATCAGTTATAGAGAAGATATCTATCCTCTTTCCACACACAACAGAAGGTAACATGCTTATGTCCGCACATGGAGATAAACAAGAATGTATATGCAAATCAGCAACTAGTAATTTATCTGATGCCAAGTTCGTATATTCTCCCTGCTGTTATATATGAATTTTCATTCGATATTAGAAGATTTATATTCTCTTCCCTGGCTTTATGAATTGTCTCTTCTGGAAATTCAAGTCCCTCACAAAGAATTATAGCTTTTGTTCCTGTAAGAGCCGCAACAGCAATAATATTCACATGACTTTGAACTGTCAACCACACGGAATTTTGCTGCGCTGAGCGCATCACAATACTCAACAAGTCACCAACATATCCGTGTTCAATTTCGTAATCATAACAAAAATAAACAACCTTCAAACCAAGAGATTCGATTATCTTTGATAATGTCACTCCCTATCCCTCCTAAATTTTGAATGCAGATTATTACCATAACGGGAAATTAAAATGTTACACAGTGGTATTCAAAAGCATTCCAACAAGAAACTCTGGAATCTTCATACCGAAAGTAAGAGCGTTTATAGCCATGGTCAAAAGTAAGATCTGTTGTTGTAACTGTTCTCTTTCAAGAGGATCATTTGTAATGGATAGTTTTCTATATAACTCATCTATTTTTTGTTGTATTTTTGATTGCTTTATGTCCTTATCCATCTTACTTGGATCTAATTCGTCTCCAATTCTTCCATCTTGATTTTCTTTATCGCCAGGAATATACATCAAAACTTTTGTTTTACCTGCTACGGCTGCAAGGAAAGAGCCACGTTTTTCAAGGTCCAAATATATTCCACCAGCGATGATAAATCCACCTTTTTCCATCGCTTGTTTTTTAAAGTCCATATAATTTGCAAGTTCTTGATTAAGAACGCGCAATATGCTTCTACTTGCTGGTGCACCAGATGGAATACCTGGTTCCCCAGGGTCAAGTTTATATCCAAGTGTTGGATTTACTATAACCTGCGTAGGTGCATTTCCAACACTGTTTACCCCATAATCCCATCCCTTTTTCCACTATCTACAACTTTACATCTTTACCAATACCTTCAGTGCCTCCTTTATAACTTGGGATACATTCCTATTATCTCCAAATTCTTTAATCACTTTATTAACCGCCATTCTTGCTTGAATTTTTGAATAACCAAGTGATACAAGAGCCTCTATTGCTTCTGAGAATTTTTCATCAACACCGATTGGTTCAAATTCATCTTTGAGTTCTGCAATTATTCTTTCTGCAGTTTTTTTGCCGATTCCTGGTATACTTGCAAGTTTTTCAACATCTCCAGATGATATAACGTTTGATAGATACTGAACATTTGTTGCAGAAAGTATTTTAACAGCGGTCTTAGGTCCGAGCTTGGATACTTTAATCAATTTTTCAAAAGCTTCCTTTTTAGCTTTCGAATCAAATCCGTAGAGCAATATATCATCTTGGCTAATTATCACCTTTGCAAAAACAGCTATCTTAACACCTTCCTGAACTTCCGAAAAACTCTCGGCATCTGTGTATATTCCAAGAACTATACCACCAACCGAAACTAAAATTTTACCTTCACTTCTACCAACGTATATACCCTCTATTATTTCAATCATTTCTACAACCAACCCCGTCGATAACTTGAAATTTCAAAATTTCTTTTACATTGTTCCAAATCACATCGCACAACTCATCGATTTCTAATCCAGACAGCAACTGCAATTGATCGTAAACATGCTGTACATAAACCGGTTCATTCCTCTTCCCGCGATATTGTTGAGGTGGTAAATAAGGACTGTCTGTCTCAGTAACAATATTTTCCACACCT
This DNA window, taken from Fervidobacterium sp., encodes the following:
- a CDS encoding ATP-binding protein, translated to MGLITIADHIHDIAENSINAGAKNVVVTVKETEDTFYFSVEDDAGGIKPEILDRIFDPFVTTRKKEIRRVGLGLPFLKQATELTGGYTRITTKLGIGTKTEALFYKSNIDCQPVGNLVDTFLVLILNIHINWKIKRCLMQDCYTIDSESIKNYFGELDSPMKITILKEFLDELEKSLYSK
- the ruvA gene encoding Holliday junction branch migration protein RuvA; amino-acid sequence: MIEIIEGIYVGRSEGKILVSVGGIVLGIYTDAESFSEVQEGVKIAVFAKVIISQDDILLYGFDSKAKKEAFEKLIKVSKLGPKTAVKILSATNVQYLSNVISSGDVEKLASIPGIGKKTAERIIAELKDEFEPIGVDEKFSEAIEALVSLGYSKIQARMAVNKVIKEFGDNRNVSQVIKEALKVLVKM
- a CDS encoding phosphotransferase, translated to MASDKLLVADLHIHSCLSPCADISMLPSVVCGKRIDIFSITDHNTAQNVAAFINFCKDKIVVPGIEIHTVEDVHILGYFQDFESCIKVSNHVRENVTPFVYDPEKFGYQIVINENEEFIETVDFYLGFPTNLTIQQTLEIIYRHNGLAVFAHVDRRFGAIYQLGIIPKGTEIIEVRKKETFLEYNKKGYIVLTSSDAHQPDEIGSRKIYFYDELVNVSDVLTFICERRFKTIWD
- a CDS encoding BamA/TamA family outer membrane protein — its product is MIKKGIFVLTLVLLLTVFSFSFILESVQFEGLKMLTSSELEECYKMYVGRDVNENAVYEILSNLDDTGYFDEIDYQIVEGKEPGKKILKIKVIENEPVKKVNLEVVGPGVLDKESIQKELKLKEGKPFSFAKFWESIDSIAKLYSSKGYLVATPKSQDKSFAFVYVGGKVEESEISFLVTEYVLYDLEFDVVSEDEDLKKEFAKIKSEIGVKKYRDYESKNWFEKIFDSEKDYVPTLQTIQGIFQSISKYVYFRVVDMSVQQTGSKIPAKSISITLTDNTVVRQPLKLKGIKTVGNTVFMQKELIGETKEDTYTNYAILSKIQQIKDKYDRAGYFIDLNLSLDDEGYLNIKITEIKVRNVKLSGNNVTRDYVFNDVISVKPGDYLKKGELQNTYIELSKLNFFKNVDIGIEPVEGDSSKVDVVIKISEKDKKFDFQGGVTWGPVKDRPWWEGIAGLLSLSTTNPFGYGENISISLQKALSTTNLSLTAGIRKPFGLPVLFNNTFSYQDNPKDGGTESKLSYSVELNTLKTPLGQFGIGVGYKDTTYATDTTLNTKTVSISGNYVYETLDNLYVPMKGFSFTLTGTKYIPLSEKGSDALSYLGELTFHIPLDQSISLAFRLLSGQVFQTAGEPVTYELTGLNQVRGVKSSDKGTVIGLSNNEIRFKAPDQMFYISVFYDLGFVDNIFSFNKLVSSAGIEFGLTVPIFGLIRAGWGIPIPSTQLNFYFMFGKTF
- a CDS encoding iron-sulfur binding hydrogenase, which translates into the protein MTLSKIIESLGLKVVYFCYDYEIEHGYVGDLLSIVMRSAQQNSVWLTVQSHVNIIAVAALTGTKAIILCEGLEFPEETIHKAREENINLLISNENSYITAGRIYELGIR